One Peterkaempfera bronchialis DNA window includes the following coding sequences:
- a CDS encoding CaiB/BaiF CoA transferase family protein — protein sequence MTDNGTAPVPEPAADRGAATGPLAGIRVVELAGLGPGPMASMMLAEMGADVVRVDRPTPPAIADVLDRGRRSIVVDLKHPSGPETVLRLAERADILLEGYRPGVAERLGLGPAEVRRRNPALVYGRMTGWGQQGPRAHTAGHDINYISLTGSLGAIGRAGGPPQIPLNLLGDFGGGALYLVVGVLAALHHARATGQGQVVDAAIVDGVSHLSAMIWAERRYKGWTDDRGSNLLDGGTPYYDVYETADGGWFAVGALEPQFYARLVGLLGLPEWADAQDDRSRWPQMREAFRSVFASRTRAEWEEVFDGTDACASPVLSWSEAVRDPHLAARGVHTVVDGGEAPAPAPRFSLTPGRIAEPQGDIGSRSREVLADWGVERFDELLSEGAVVQRGTPAAR from the coding sequence ATGACCGACAACGGCACTGCCCCCGTCCCCGAGCCCGCGGCCGACCGGGGCGCTGCGACAGGTCCCCTTGCCGGTATCCGCGTCGTGGAGCTCGCCGGGCTCGGCCCCGGGCCGATGGCCTCGATGATGCTCGCCGAAATGGGTGCGGATGTGGTGCGCGTCGACCGGCCGACACCCCCGGCCATCGCCGACGTACTCGACCGCGGCCGACGCTCGATCGTCGTCGACCTCAAACATCCGAGCGGCCCGGAGACGGTGCTGCGGCTCGCGGAGCGGGCGGACATCCTCCTGGAGGGCTACCGCCCTGGTGTCGCCGAGCGACTCGGCCTCGGCCCCGCCGAGGTGCGCCGGCGCAACCCGGCCCTGGTCTACGGCCGGATGACCGGCTGGGGTCAGCAGGGGCCGAGGGCGCACACGGCCGGCCACGACATCAACTACATCTCCCTCACCGGCTCCCTCGGCGCGATCGGCCGCGCCGGTGGCCCCCCGCAGATCCCGCTCAACCTGCTGGGCGACTTCGGCGGTGGTGCGCTGTACCTGGTGGTGGGCGTGCTGGCCGCGCTGCATCACGCGCGCGCCACCGGTCAGGGCCAGGTGGTCGATGCGGCCATCGTCGATGGTGTCAGCCACCTGTCGGCCATGATCTGGGCCGAGCGCCGCTACAAGGGCTGGACCGACGACCGCGGCAGCAATCTGCTGGACGGCGGGACGCCCTACTACGACGTCTACGAGACGGCAGACGGCGGCTGGTTCGCCGTGGGAGCCCTGGAGCCGCAGTTCTACGCTCGCCTGGTCGGACTGCTCGGTCTACCGGAGTGGGCGGACGCCCAGGACGACCGGTCGCGCTGGCCGCAGATGCGCGAGGCGTTCCGCTCAGTGTTCGCCTCGCGTACCCGGGCGGAGTGGGAGGAGGTCTTCGACGGCACCGACGCCTGTGCGTCGCCGGTGCTGTCCTGGTCGGAGGCGGTGCGCGACCCCCATCTGGCCGCGCGCGGGGTGCACACCGTCGTAGACGGTGGGGAGGCACCGGCTCCGGCGCCTCGGTTCTCCCTCACGCCTGGTCGGATCGCAGAGCCGCAGGGGGACATCGGCAGCCGCAGCAGGGAGGTGCTCGCCGACTGGGGAGTCGAGCGCTTCGACGAACTGCTGTCCGAAGGAGCGGTCGTCCAGCGGGGCACTCCGGCGGCGCGGTGA
- the npdG gene encoding NADPH-dependent F420 reductase — translation MTADVQTPAPEQVIGILGGSGPQGRGLGVRFAAAGLPVVIGSRKADRAEEAAADIARVAGSSRVTGASNEECAQRSDIVLVVVPFEGHADLLTSLGEALAGKVVVDCVNPLGFDKQGPYPLKVAEGSAAEQARELLPDSTVTAAFHHLSAVLLGDLEVASIDSDVLVLGDDRSATDAVQALAETIPGVRGVYGGRLRNAAQIEALTANLIAVNRRYKCHAGVRITDLPV, via the coding sequence ATGACGGCGGACGTCCAGACCCCTGCCCCGGAGCAGGTCATCGGCATTCTCGGCGGCAGTGGACCACAGGGGCGCGGGCTCGGGGTCCGGTTCGCCGCCGCCGGGCTGCCCGTGGTGATCGGCTCGCGCAAGGCCGACCGTGCGGAGGAGGCCGCCGCGGACATCGCCCGTGTCGCCGGCTCGTCACGGGTGACGGGCGCCTCGAACGAGGAGTGCGCGCAGCGGTCCGACATCGTGCTGGTCGTCGTGCCGTTCGAGGGGCATGCCGACCTTCTCACCTCGCTCGGTGAGGCCCTCGCGGGAAAGGTCGTGGTGGACTGTGTGAACCCCCTGGGCTTCGACAAGCAGGGCCCTTACCCGCTGAAGGTGGCCGAGGGCAGTGCCGCGGAGCAGGCCAGGGAGCTGCTGCCCGACTCCACGGTGACCGCGGCCTTCCACCACCTGTCGGCGGTGCTGCTCGGTGACCTGGAGGTGGCGTCGATCGACAGTGACGTCCTGGTCCTGGGCGATGACCGGTCGGCGACCGACGCGGTCCAGGCACTGGCGGAGACCATTCCGGGAGTCCGCGGTGTGTACGGCGGCCGTCTGCGCAACGCCGCACAGATAGAGGCGCTGACCGCCAACCTGATCGCGGTGAACCGCCGTTACAAGTGCCACGCCGGTGTGCGGATCACCGATCTGCCGGTTTGA
- a CDS encoding FadR/GntR family transcriptional regulator, which yields MAQSGVRKLGDSLQSRTQGGGAPEAEAVRPPKTGELVARRLRRMIVEGTLKDGDFLPREAELLEHFGVSRPTLREAVRVMESEGLVELRRGSRTGARITVPGPEAVARPAALQLQLGGATLADVYTARSAIEPPAARLLALSGDEQRYAALEEAIEEERSNLGHPDRFAVGAAQLHLRLVELSGNQTLAIMAGLVHEIILRQTRSAVHARHEASPASSHEEHERALRAYQKLLTLVRSGRGDAAEIYWREHLDIADKMVLADRQTARIIDILD from the coding sequence ATGGCGCAGTCGGGTGTCCGAAAGCTTGGGGACTCCCTACAGTCCAGGACCCAGGGCGGAGGAGCCCCCGAGGCGGAAGCCGTACGGCCACCCAAGACCGGTGAGCTCGTCGCCCGACGCCTGCGCCGGATGATCGTCGAGGGCACGCTCAAGGACGGCGACTTCCTGCCACGCGAGGCCGAACTGCTGGAGCACTTCGGAGTCTCCCGGCCGACCCTGCGGGAGGCAGTGCGCGTGATGGAGTCCGAGGGCCTGGTGGAACTGCGCCGCGGCTCACGCACCGGCGCCCGGATCACCGTCCCGGGGCCGGAAGCCGTCGCCCGCCCCGCGGCACTCCAGCTCCAGCTCGGCGGCGCCACCCTCGCCGACGTCTACACCGCCCGCAGCGCCATCGAACCACCCGCCGCCCGTCTGCTCGCTCTCAGCGGCGACGAACAGCGCTACGCCGCCCTTGAGGAGGCCATCGAGGAGGAACGCTCCAACCTGGGCCATCCCGACCGCTTCGCAGTCGGCGCCGCCCAGCTCCACCTGCGACTGGTCGAACTCTCCGGCAACCAGACCCTCGCGATCATGGCCGGCCTGGTCCACGAGATCATCCTGCGGCAGACACGGAGCGCCGTGCACGCCCGCCACGAAGCCTCACCGGCGAGCAGCCACGAGGAGCACGAGCGGGCCCTGCGCGCCTACCAGAAGCTGCTGACGCTGGTCCGCTCGGGCCGCGGGGACGCCGCCGAGATCTACTGGCGCGAGCATCTCGACATCGCCGACAAGATGGTTCTCGCCGACCGCCAGACGGCCCGGATCATCGACATCCTGGACTGA
- a CDS encoding class I adenylate-forming enzyme family protein has translation MNVTMLLDMAADGFGDRVAIGRREDGLTAARLRDAAAVGAAAIREAGADAVVYLDVNGPAFPVALFAAARAGVPLVPVNYRLGSEQLDALLANHPKAFGIAAPDDQSDALRRAGISSLTSEAWLNAACDGQVPDDLPPGDDEVPAVVIYTSGTTSAPKGVLLRHHNLVSYVLGSVEFAGADADDAALVSVPPYHIAAVANVLTNLYAGRRSVVLERFTPAEWLQLVRDQGITNAMVVPTMLARINEADADKSLPTLRTLAYGGAPMPTAVIERALRTWPDVGFVNAYGLTETSSTIAVLGPEDHRAALASDDTAVRARLGSVGRVLPTVEVEIRDMEDRPVDPGVTGRICVRGEQVAAEYAGVGRAVDEKGYFDTRDQGYLDEEGYLFIGGRVDDTIIRGAENIAPAEIEDVLLRHPAVLDAAVVGVPDEEWGQRIEAAVVTRSGAGVESEELRAFVRGALRGSKTPDRIEHWEELPRTVTGKLLRRNVVARLVSGAGD, from the coding sequence ATGAATGTGACGATGCTGCTCGACATGGCGGCCGACGGTTTCGGGGACCGTGTGGCCATCGGCCGCCGGGAGGACGGCCTGACCGCCGCCCGGCTCCGCGACGCCGCGGCCGTGGGCGCGGCCGCCATCCGGGAGGCGGGCGCGGACGCCGTGGTCTACCTCGACGTCAACGGTCCCGCCTTCCCCGTGGCACTGTTCGCGGCTGCCCGCGCCGGCGTCCCCCTCGTCCCGGTGAACTACCGGCTCGGCAGCGAGCAACTCGACGCCCTGCTCGCCAACCACCCCAAGGCGTTCGGTATCGCCGCACCCGACGACCAGTCCGATGCGCTGCGCCGGGCCGGGATCTCCTCTCTGACGTCGGAGGCGTGGCTGAACGCCGCTTGCGACGGGCAGGTGCCGGACGACCTGCCGCCGGGAGACGACGAGGTGCCGGCCGTGGTCATCTACACCAGCGGCACCACCTCCGCCCCGAAGGGCGTGCTGCTGCGCCACCACAACCTGGTGTCCTACGTCCTCGGCTCCGTGGAGTTCGCCGGTGCCGACGCGGACGACGCCGCGCTGGTCAGCGTCCCGCCGTACCACATCGCAGCGGTGGCGAATGTCCTCACCAACCTCTATGCCGGCCGCCGCTCGGTCGTGCTGGAACGATTCACCCCCGCGGAGTGGCTGCAACTCGTCCGTGACCAGGGCATCACCAACGCCATGGTCGTCCCCACGATGCTCGCCCGGATCAACGAGGCCGACGCGGACAAGTCCCTGCCGACCCTGCGCACCCTCGCCTACGGGGGCGCGCCGATGCCGACGGCCGTCATCGAGCGGGCGCTGAGGACATGGCCCGACGTGGGCTTCGTCAACGCCTACGGGCTCACCGAGACCAGTTCCACCATCGCGGTGCTCGGACCGGAGGATCACCGGGCGGCGCTGGCCAGCGACGATACCGCAGTGCGCGCCCGCCTGGGCTCGGTCGGCCGGGTGCTGCCCACGGTCGAGGTGGAGATCCGCGACATGGAGGACCGGCCCGTCGATCCGGGGGTCACGGGGCGCATCTGCGTCCGGGGCGAACAGGTGGCGGCCGAGTACGCCGGTGTCGGCAGGGCCGTGGACGAGAAGGGGTACTTCGACACCCGGGACCAGGGCTACCTGGACGAGGAGGGCTACCTCTTCATCGGCGGCAGGGTGGACGACACGATCATCCGGGGGGCCGAGAACATCGCGCCCGCCGAGATAGAAGACGTGCTGCTGCGCCATCCCGCAGTCCTGGACGCGGCGGTGGTGGGCGTCCCGGACGAGGAGTGGGGACAGCGGATCGAAGCCGCGGTGGTCACGCGGTCCGGTGCCGGTGTCGAGTCCGAGGAACTGCGCGCATTCGTCCGCGGTGCGCTGCGCGGGAGCAAGACCCCGGACCGCATCGAGCACTGGGAGGAACTGCCCAGGACCGTCACCGGGAAGCTGCTGCGCCGTAACGTGGTGGCCCGTCTGGTCTCCGGGGCAGGCGACTGA
- a CDS encoding LLM class F420-dependent oxidoreductase, which yields MRIGMPMKYSGGFTETVDELADYEQAGLDVVHVPEAYSFDSVSQLGYLAARTTRLEIAAGILNIYSRTPSLLAMTAAGLDYVSGGRFVLGLGASGPQVVEGFHGLPYHAPLARTREVAEICRKVWRREPVVHEGTHYRLPLDREHGGSGVGKPLKLINHPVRERIPMILAALGPKNVSLAAELFEGWEPIFYFPERARASFGEALDAGLARRDAALGPLQIVADTHVAVVDDDEAKEEAMQQVRNHLALYVGGMGARGKNFYNDLARRYGFEEAATSIQDHFLAGRRAEAAAAVPDALVHGVSLIGSVDWIKERVAAFAETGVTTLNATPLAATHEQRVRDIATLKEAVS from the coding sequence ATGCGTATCGGGATGCCGATGAAGTACAGCGGAGGGTTCACCGAGACGGTGGACGAGCTGGCCGACTACGAACAGGCCGGACTGGACGTCGTGCACGTCCCCGAGGCATACAGCTTCGACTCCGTCAGCCAGCTGGGGTACCTGGCCGCCCGGACCACCAGGCTGGAGATCGCCGCAGGTATCCTCAACATCTACTCACGCACGCCATCCCTGCTCGCCATGACGGCCGCGGGGCTGGACTACGTCTCCGGCGGACGCTTCGTCCTCGGTCTGGGAGCCTCCGGTCCGCAGGTCGTGGAGGGCTTCCACGGACTGCCGTACCACGCCCCGCTGGCGCGTACCCGCGAGGTCGCGGAGATCTGCCGCAAGGTCTGGCGCCGCGAGCCGGTCGTCCACGAGGGCACGCACTACCGGCTGCCGCTGGACCGGGAGCACGGCGGCTCGGGCGTCGGCAAGCCCCTCAAGCTCATCAACCACCCGGTGCGCGAGCGCATCCCGATGATCCTCGCGGCGCTCGGCCCGAAGAACGTCTCCCTGGCCGCCGAGCTGTTCGAGGGCTGGGAGCCGATCTTCTACTTCCCCGAGAGGGCGCGCGCCTCCTTCGGCGAGGCGCTCGACGCGGGCCTGGCCCGCCGGGACGCGGCCCTCGGTCCCTTGCAGATCGTCGCCGACACCCATGTGGCGGTCGTGGACGACGACGAGGCGAAGGAGGAGGCGATGCAGCAGGTCCGCAACCACCTCGCCCTGTACGTCGGGGGGATGGGCGCGCGGGGGAAGAACTTCTACAACGACCTCGCCCGCCGGTACGGGTTCGAGGAGGCGGCCACGAGCATCCAGGACCACTTCCTGGCCGGCCGCAGGGCCGAGGCCGCCGCCGCGGTACCCGACGCGCTGGTGCACGGCGTATCCCTCATCGGTTCGGTGGACTGGATCAAGGAGCGGGTCGCCGCCTTCGCCGAGACCGGTGTGACCACGCTCAACGCGACGCCGCTGGCCGCCACCCACGAACAGCGCGTCCGTGACATCGCGACCCTCAAGGAAGCAGTCTCGTGA
- a CDS encoding acyl-CoA thioesterase, with protein sequence MTAQIPLPHTPPPDPDERSMDPLLDMLDLEQIDTDLYRGTFVFAEPYSLYGGQVAAQALRAAGLTIPADRLPHSLHGYFLRPGDASRPTVFRVDRDRDGGSFSARRVVAIQNGAVIFNMSTSFHTAKSGQDRQVTDPPPAPRPEECQPFTLPRVFSLEGRRPEGPGPDEYCPIRFWARSTPQLGEDPLLHACVLTYLSDITSGLFALEDGHNRAGASLDHAVWFHRPVRMDDWVLMDNTPHSVAAGRGWYTGSVFDGSGRLAASFAQEALFRPMR encoded by the coding sequence GTGACCGCACAGATCCCCCTCCCCCACACCCCGCCGCCCGACCCGGACGAACGCTCCATGGACCCGCTGCTCGACATGCTCGACCTGGAGCAGATCGACACGGACCTCTACCGGGGCACGTTCGTCTTCGCCGAGCCGTACTCGCTGTACGGCGGCCAGGTGGCGGCCCAGGCACTGCGCGCCGCAGGTCTGACCATCCCTGCGGACCGTCTGCCGCACTCGCTGCACGGCTACTTCCTGCGTCCCGGGGACGCTTCCCGCCCGACCGTGTTCCGTGTCGACCGGGACCGCGACGGCGGGTCCTTCTCCGCCCGCCGAGTGGTCGCCATCCAGAACGGCGCCGTCATCTTCAACATGTCAACGTCCTTCCACACCGCGAAGAGCGGTCAGGACAGACAGGTGACGGACCCGCCCCCCGCCCCTCGGCCCGAGGAGTGCCAGCCGTTCACCCTGCCCCGAGTGTTCTCCTTGGAGGGCCGGCGGCCGGAAGGTCCGGGACCGGACGAGTACTGCCCCATCCGGTTCTGGGCCCGCAGCACCCCTCAACTGGGTGAGGACCCGCTGCTGCACGCGTGCGTACTGACCTACCTGTCGGACATCACCTCCGGCCTGTTCGCCCTGGAGGACGGTCACAACCGGGCGGGGGCCAGCCTCGACCATGCGGTCTGGTTCCACCGGCCCGTACGGATGGACGACTGGGTGCTGATGGACAACACCCCGCACAGCGTCGCCGCAGGACGCGGCTGGTACACCGGCTCGGTCTTCGACGGGTCGGGCCGACTGGCGGCCAGCTTCGCCCAGGAGGCGCTCTTCCGGCCGATGCGGTGA
- a CDS encoding Dps family protein, which translates to MTASSAPGGSRRSQSDIAGFRASPQLTQALQQIVVDLIELHLQGKQAHWNVVGHNFRDLHLQLDEVVDEAREAADTIAERMRALAACPDGRSDTVTATTTLPRFPEGEQSVGAVVDLITARLRATVDTVRTHHDQVDSEDPSTADLLHAIIDSLEKYAWMVSAENRTV; encoded by the coding sequence ATGACGGCTTCCTCTGCCCCTGGGGGCTCCCGGCGTTCGCAGAGCGACATCGCGGGGTTCAGGGCGTCGCCGCAGCTCACCCAGGCCTTGCAGCAGATCGTGGTGGACCTGATCGAACTGCACTTGCAGGGGAAGCAGGCCCACTGGAATGTGGTCGGCCACAACTTCCGGGACCTGCACCTGCAACTGGACGAGGTCGTAGACGAGGCCAGGGAGGCGGCTGACACCATCGCCGAGCGGATGCGGGCTCTTGCCGCCTGCCCGGACGGCCGTTCCGACACCGTGACGGCAACCACTACGCTCCCGAGGTTCCCCGAGGGCGAGCAGAGTGTGGGCGCGGTTGTCGACCTGATCACCGCGCGTCTGCGTGCCACCGTCGATACGGTGCGCACTCACCATGACCAGGTCGACAGCGAGGACCCCTCCACCGCCGACCTGCTGCACGCGATCATCGACTCCCTGGAGAAGTACGCCTGGATGGTCAGCGCGGAGAACCGGACCGTCTGA
- the fumC gene encoding class II fumarate hydratase, translating to MTARRPGAAGDEAPKILDVPIGLHATGTRRETDSMGAIDVPADRYWAAQTQRSLIHFSIGDDRMPKAVYHAYGHVKKAAAIVNGRAGRLPAWKADLIRKVADEVIAGKLDEHFPLYVWQTGSGTQSNMNTNEVISNRAIQLVGGELGSKSPIHPNDDVNMGQSSNDTFPTAMHLAAVKAIHERVLPSVRDLQQAIEAKAKQWRDVVKIGRTHLEDAVPLTVGQEWSGYAHQLTQAIDRVTAATQGLYELAAGGTAVGTGLNAPPDFGEQVAAEIAKETGYPFTAAANTFAAQGGLDAMVGASAGLRALAVPLMKIANDIRWLASGPRCGLGELILPANEPGSSIMPGKVNPTQCEAMVMVCIQVLSEDAAIAFAGSQGNFELNAMRPIIINNFLHAATILGDACAKLRRYCIEGTHLNRDQLDAYVDRSLMLVTALSPVIGYDKASAIAHRADDDGTTLREAALASGYIDAEEFDRIVNPAAMVGQPR from the coding sequence ATGACGGCGAGAAGACCGGGCGCGGCCGGGGACGAAGCCCCGAAGATCCTCGATGTGCCCATCGGTCTGCACGCGACCGGCACTCGGCGGGAGACCGACTCGATGGGTGCCATCGACGTCCCGGCGGACCGGTACTGGGCCGCGCAGACGCAGCGGTCCCTGATCCACTTCTCCATCGGGGACGACCGGATGCCCAAGGCGGTCTACCACGCGTACGGCCACGTCAAGAAGGCCGCCGCGATCGTCAATGGGCGGGCCGGACGGCTGCCGGCCTGGAAGGCCGACCTGATCCGGAAGGTGGCCGACGAGGTCATCGCGGGCAAGCTCGACGAGCACTTCCCGCTGTACGTGTGGCAGACCGGATCCGGGACGCAGTCCAACATGAACACCAACGAGGTGATCAGCAACCGCGCGATCCAACTGGTCGGCGGCGAACTGGGCAGCAAGTCGCCCATCCACCCCAACGACGACGTCAACATGGGGCAGTCCTCGAACGACACCTTCCCCACCGCCATGCACCTCGCCGCGGTCAAGGCGATCCACGAGCGGGTGCTGCCCAGCGTGCGGGATCTGCAGCAGGCCATCGAGGCCAAGGCGAAGCAGTGGCGCGACGTGGTGAAGATCGGCCGCACCCACCTTGAGGACGCGGTCCCGCTCACCGTCGGTCAGGAATGGTCCGGCTACGCCCACCAACTGACCCAGGCCATCGACCGGGTCACCGCCGCCACGCAGGGCCTGTACGAACTCGCCGCGGGCGGCACCGCGGTCGGCACGGGATTGAACGCCCCACCCGACTTCGGCGAACAGGTCGCCGCTGAGATCGCCAAGGAGACCGGCTACCCGTTCACCGCCGCTGCCAACACGTTCGCTGCCCAAGGCGGCCTGGACGCGATGGTCGGCGCCTCGGCAGGGCTCCGGGCGCTGGCCGTGCCGCTGATGAAGATCGCCAACGACATCCGGTGGCTGGCCTCAGGACCCCGCTGCGGCCTCGGTGAGCTGATCCTCCCGGCGAACGAACCCGGATCCTCGATCATGCCCGGCAAGGTCAATCCCACCCAGTGCGAGGCGATGGTCATGGTCTGCATCCAGGTGCTGTCCGAGGACGCGGCCATCGCCTTCGCCGGCTCACAGGGCAACTTCGAGCTCAACGCCATGCGGCCGATCATCATCAACAACTTCCTGCACGCCGCGACCATCCTCGGCGACGCCTGCGCCAAGCTGCGCCGGTACTGCATCGAGGGCACCCACCTCAACCGCGACCAACTCGACGCCTACGTCGACCGGTCACTCATGCTGGTCACCGCGCTGTCCCCGGTGATCGGCTACGACAAGGCCTCCGCCATCGCGCACAGAGCCGACGACGATGGCACCACCCTGCGCGAGGCCGCACTGGCCTCCGGCTACATCGACGCCGAAGAGTTCGACCGCATCGTCAACCCGGCCGCGATGGTCGGCCAACCCCGGTAG
- a CDS encoding NAD-dependent malic enzyme, with product MAEGSARTPATPNALVDPLLNRGVSFTQAERDALGLTGRLPSGVLTLERQAQRAYRQLQDQGSDLAKNVYLEQLHDRNETLYHRVLTEHLVELLPIVYDPTVGEAIEKYSHEYRRPRGIYLSIDRPDDMEKAFATLKLGPEDVDLIVCTDAEQILGIGDWGVGGIQISVGKLAVYTAAAGIDPRRVVPVSLDVGTDRESLLEDPLYLGNRHPRVRGAEYDAFIEKYLQTASSMFPKALLHFEDFGPSNARRILEKYAGTYRIFNDDMQGTGAIILAAALAAVKVSGVPMREQKLVIFGAGTAGVGIADQLRDAMVRDGARPEQATEQVWLIDKQGLLTRDMTDLRDFQKHYARDPAEVADWAADDGGISLPETVRRVAPTILLGTSTVHGAFTREVVEAMAAGTERPIIFPISNPTSRIEAMPADVIVWSKGKALVAVGIPVPPVDFGGVTYHIGQANNALLYPGLGLGTIVSGASRVTTGMLLAAAQAVADQVDVSTPGASLLPPVENLRESSAITAAAVVDAAVSESVATSKPADPGQAVRQAMWNPVYADGVAS from the coding sequence ATGGCCGAGGGCAGCGCGCGAACCCCTGCCACTCCGAACGCCCTGGTGGACCCGCTTCTCAACCGGGGGGTGTCGTTCACACAGGCGGAGCGGGATGCGCTGGGCCTGACCGGTCGCCTGCCGTCCGGGGTGCTGACGCTGGAGCGGCAGGCCCAGCGCGCGTACCGGCAGTTGCAGGACCAGGGCAGCGACCTGGCCAAGAACGTCTACCTGGAGCAACTGCACGACCGCAACGAGACCCTGTACCACAGGGTGCTCACCGAGCACCTGGTGGAACTGCTGCCGATCGTCTACGACCCCACGGTCGGCGAAGCGATCGAGAAGTACTCCCACGAGTACCGCCGCCCACGCGGCATCTACCTGTCCATCGACCGGCCGGACGACATGGAGAAGGCCTTCGCCACGCTCAAGCTGGGGCCGGAGGACGTCGACCTGATCGTGTGCACCGACGCGGAGCAGATCCTGGGCATCGGTGACTGGGGTGTGGGCGGGATCCAGATCTCGGTCGGGAAGCTGGCGGTGTACACGGCGGCTGCCGGCATCGACCCGCGCCGCGTGGTGCCCGTGTCGCTGGACGTGGGCACCGACCGTGAGTCACTGCTGGAGGACCCGCTCTACCTGGGCAACCGGCATCCCCGGGTCCGCGGGGCGGAGTACGACGCGTTCATCGAGAAATACCTCCAGACCGCCTCATCGATGTTCCCGAAGGCGCTGCTGCACTTCGAGGACTTCGGCCCGAGCAACGCCCGGCGGATCCTGGAGAAGTACGCCGGCACGTACCGGATCTTCAACGACGACATGCAGGGCACCGGGGCGATCATCCTGGCCGCGGCGCTGGCGGCGGTCAAGGTGAGCGGTGTGCCGATGCGCGAGCAGAAGCTCGTCATCTTCGGCGCCGGTACCGCCGGGGTCGGTATCGCCGACCAGCTGCGCGATGCGATGGTCCGCGACGGTGCGAGGCCCGAGCAGGCCACGGAGCAGGTCTGGCTGATCGACAAGCAGGGACTGCTCACCCGTGACATGACCGATCTGCGGGACTTCCAGAAGCACTACGCGCGCGACCCGGCGGAGGTCGCCGACTGGGCGGCCGATGACGGCGGGATCTCGCTGCCGGAGACCGTGCGCCGGGTCGCTCCGACGATCCTCCTGGGCACCTCCACCGTGCACGGGGCGTTCACCCGCGAGGTCGTCGAGGCCATGGCCGCCGGCACCGAGCGGCCGATCATCTTCCCGATCTCCAACCCGACCTCGCGGATCGAGGCCATGCCCGCCGACGTCATCGTCTGGTCGAAGGGGAAGGCGCTGGTCGCCGTCGGCATCCCCGTCCCACCCGTCGACTTCGGCGGCGTGACGTATCACATCGGGCAGGCCAACAACGCGCTGCTGTACCCGGGGCTGGGTCTGGGCACGATCGTCTCCGGGGCGTCGCGGGTGACCACGGGGATGCTGCTGGCGGCCGCGCAGGCGGTGGCAGACCAGGTCGACGTCTCCACGCCGGGAGCCTCCTTGCTGCCGCCGGTGGAGAACCTTAGGGAGTCGTCGGCGATCACCGCGGCTGCCGTGGTCGACGCGGCGGTCAGCGAGAGCGTCGCCACCAGCAAACCAGCCGATCCCGGTCAGGCCGTCCGCCAGGCCATGTGGAACCCCGTGTACGCCGACGGAGTGGCGTCATGA
- a CDS encoding putative leader peptide → MVMLVSRRHVDLLRVASASCSHGV, encoded by the coding sequence ATGGTCATGCTCGTCAGCCGCCGCCATGTGGATCTGCTCCGCGTTGCCAGCGCCTCCTGTAGCCACGGAGTCTGA